CTTCCCAGCATGAGCCAAAACTATTAtatttactttatttatttatggttGACTAGCGGAAAGAGACCAAGTGCTTGGATCTTTCCGAGAATACTTCGCCGGCGGAGGAGATGGTCCCGAAGAACGTGGAGGGAGGAAAGGCAATGGGGGGAAAGGCCAAGGAAACgatggcggtggaggtggcggcggcggcggaggaggcggtggataCATCgatggcaatggtggcaagtGTGGCAATGGAGGCAGGTGTGGAAGCCGCGGAAAAGAtaacgatggcggcggcggcggtgggggagaCGGTGTCGTGAAATCGGCGGCAAATGAGGAAACGGGAACGACTGCTGTTGCGGGGGGCGATGGCGGCGTCCATGGCCATGGCGGCAGAGGGAAAGGGAACGCCGGTGGCGGAAGCGATGGCGGGGTGAGGAACGGTATCGGCGGCAGCGGGAACGGGaacgcccggcggcggcggcgtgaagAACGGTATGGGCGGGAACCACGGCCCGCGGCGTGCAGAAACGGGATGGGCGGCCACGCCCACGGTGGGCCAGTAGACCAGGCACCTGTTCactgccgcggcggcgcaccccgccgccgccgcgccgccgcactgGGCGGGGCCCGGCTTGCCGGGGCGGTAGTAGAGGGAGTTGAGGCTGTAGAAGCAGGCGTTGGGCTCCTGGCTCGGGAAGGAGATGTGGCCGACGGTGGTGGTGACGGCCGGCACGTTGCAGAGCGCGGAGGGGTTGTCCAGCACGGCCGCCCGGCAGAAGgactcggcggcggtggcgccg
This sequence is a window from Setaria italica strain Yugu1 chromosome III, Setaria_italica_v2.0, whole genome shotgun sequence. Protein-coding genes within it:
- the LOC101753091 gene encoding LOW QUALITY PROTEIN: leucine-rich repeat extensin-like protein 3 (The sequence of the model RefSeq protein was modified relative to this genomic sequence to represent the inferred CDS: inserted 3 bases in 2 codons; deleted 4 bases in 4 codons); the protein is MKKPRASLALEILVVFAALLCGAQCQSFQGGSGGGGTAANLTVVGAVFCDACSSSSFSKNSYFLPGVKVRLDCMIKVNSNSKEEIKITAEKVTNSYGTYQLDIPAIDGFECAAPGATAAESFCRAAVLDNPSALCNVPAVTTTVGHISFPSQEPNACFYSLNSLYYRPGKPGPAQCGGAAAAGCAAAAVNRCLVYWPPWAWPPIPFCTPRPWFPPIPFFTPPPPXAFPFPLPPIPFLTPPSLPPPAFPFPLPPWPWTPPSPPATAVFPFPHLPPXFTTPSPPPPPPPSLSFPRLPHLPPLPHLPPLPSMYPPPPPPPPPPPPPSFPWPFPPLPFLPPRSSGPSPPPAKYSRKDPSTWSLSASQP